A window of Quercus robur chromosome 12, dhQueRobu3.1, whole genome shotgun sequence genomic DNA:
TAGGAATTTGTTGTGTGGTTTTCTTGTAATAGAAGTTCTTGTcctagttttatgttttgttgcacaaaaccagaaacagaaaaacacaaaaaggagTTCTTGTGGtcattttaatgagaaattgttaGTTTGGTTTTGAGATGCTCAAAAATgaatttgttgttttctttatcaATGGGTAGCGGTGGTGGTGGCGTTAATGATGGAAGAGACGGTGGTGGCGATAGTGGTGGCGGCAGTAGTGGCAGCGGTAGCGATTGCTGTGGCAATGGAAGAGTCAATAGTGGCAGGAGTAGCGGTTGCGGgttgttgtgattgttgtttattgtagtagatatattattttattgtgatgtttatattattttattgtgttgaaagctaaaataaatctATTGCTGCAGCATgtgagtaggtaaaatagataaaataactttctATGATaccaaatagctaaatttttagctctattactgtgaatgctcttactGCATCATGCATTTTAAGTATTAGCACTACTACTGTGAATGCACTTatccaaaattatcaaaataaacaaaaacaaaataaaaaatggttgtGTCACTATCGGGAGGGAAAGGATAAAATATTCTAATTTGCTGGGTACAGGGGAAGTATATTCTCATCAAgatttatggcctgtttggatgtttaaaaaaggagggagagtagagtagaggaaGAAGAGTAAtttaattaccttgtttggaagttttttaaggaaggagggagagggatttggaggggtttggaggggtttcaactaattctaacccctcatttttaattcccccaaattggagagatttggagggagagtagagtagataaattattgaccaaatgaatttCCTAATTTATCCTTTCTaagttaacaaaattacaaactgattatataaataatctttgtttgtttcctgaGAAAATTTAACACTTTGTTATCTAACAAACTCTGTTACACTGTTACACTTAACCCCCAAAATAATCTTTGTTTGTTAGGTTTATTAAAAGCACCGATTATGGAGGCAGAAAGTATTGTTATGTAAGATTTGTTCTAGCCAGAACACAAAATCAGTGCGCTAGTTATCAATCTAAGGCCTGATTAGAATCAGGTatcataaatcaaattcaatatatatatatatatatatatatttgaaaccAAAATAAGCAAAAAGAGATTATAAGTGTTAAAGAACATAAATTCATTAGTACTGCTGCTTGATAGGCAGAATATTTGATTGGCgtttttaaattgaagaaacttTGTATCCCTAGTCCAAGTGCAATTCGTATTACTATTATTCAAAGGAAAGCCACCGCttgttctaacttctaagtGCATTAGGAGTCTAAATAAATAGCTTGTAAAAGCCGAATATTTATGTGGGTGCATTAGGCTCCACCAAAATCTCTGACCCTCAATGGCTAGCTAGTATACAGTAATTAAGGAACTCTGTTACACTCTGTTTCCCGTATATAAGAACAGAGCAGCTGTATTTTCCGTTTGGGAGAAGGTGAAAATCAATTTCTTCACTAATTCTTGGCTACACTGGTAGAGCTagtctcaacaagaaaaaaaccaTAATATTGGTCAAGATATTAGTCATTGAGGTGAAGATCAAGTAAAGATTCAAGAagattatttacaaaaaatttatttgaaatcaagTTTGTTGCATCAAGgtactttatttaaaatctttctaattaaaatgtcaaattcTAGCAAGTATGTGGTTATGGATAATATGATCCTGATTTTAATTCTGATATGTATTTCATAGATGAGATGCATTCAGATTATTCAGCAATAGCACATAGGACGAAGCTGTACATTGGCTAGGAGGCTGTGTGGGGAAGAAGAGAAGTTTTGGAAGAGGAAAGAGGTGAGAGAGAGGCTGGGGTTGGTGGGGAGGTGAATCGGTGGTCTTGGGGATGTGtaggtttgggttttggggttgaAGGTGGCTGCTGTCATGGCTGTTTGGGGAGTGAGAAACTGTGGGAATTGTTTGTTTCTCGGGAAAGTTGAAGAAATTGGAGgaggtttttgattttttattataattttttttgaggtaattaaaattattttataatagttaATAGTAGTTTTATACCGATGGAATGAGAAcgttgattaaataattatttaatctaacaaattaattatagaCCAATGTtgaagtttatttttaaataggggtaaatttgtctatttaaatcatttcctttcttctccttcctaatttttaaaacatccaaacaagaagAAGGACTAATTACTCCCTTCCTCCTTACTAactttaaaaacatccaaacaaggtggaggataaccattctactctactctcctccccactactctcctctcctctactctcctctactctcctccctctctaaacttccaaacaagccatTAGGATTGAATCGCATCTCCAACCAGAAAGCGTGCAAAAAGTCCAAGAAGGGTTTGGTAGTGAGGGTTTGGTAGTATATTTAATGCATAAATTGGTACGACTCAGGATTCAATTTGAAACTATCGAAAATTATATGGTTTAATTTTTCAACGGTGTTAAACTTCAAGGTTTTCTAAGgtctaaattataatttaaacaaaagaatATTTGAAACTCAAAAGGCCAAAGCTAAACATGGCCTATTCCAAAAATTTCTAATGACCAGATGATAAAACTAGGAGGTACCAACACCAGAGTATTAAACAAAGGCAATCCTCCAATCACATAAAAGCATATATTCATCTACACAGCCGCAAGGAAATAGATCTTGAGAATAAAACAATATGTATCATTTCAAGCTCCTaattcactttttaaaaaaagaaatcaaacaatATCAAGCACTGATCGAGAAATTAAATTTACAGTAGGGGaatccttccttttcttctcctttttttcctttgacgAGTTCATATTTCTGGAAAATTCAGTGTGGATTACCCCAACATGGTATCTATTTGTTGTCGGTCTAAACATAAATTGGCATACAGTGTAATAACTCTTATTGTAGGTATATACTGCACCTTGAAAGCAACACTGATTTAAAAGGTATCATCCCTTAAATCTAACAACAACACACGATATGTCATCTTTACTGTCTCTTTTCAATGCTTCAGCTGTTAATTGCTTAGCTGCTTTCTGCGGGTCTTTGATCCTTCTTGCAATATCAACTGCTTCTTGATTAGGCATTACCTGAATATAACGTGCAAAAGGGAAAACGATCTCTTAAAGGTTTACACTAATGCAAGGACAATGTAGACAATCATGTGCCATTTTTTGTATGATCGCGTAGATAGTGCTACAGATCTTCAGAGCGAAACAATTACCTTCCAAAGACCATCGCTGGCAAGGATTAAAAGTTCGGTATTGGCATCTACAAGAGTCTCTTGTATGTCTGGGTCAGATCGCAAATGTGATTTGAGGCTCTTGTCTCCAAAAGCACGAGAAACTGCCAGCTGCCCATTGACTCTAGGGACATCCCCTGATAAGATGGCGACAGAGATCAGGATTATTACTGTAACATTACCCAACTTCCAAGCTTACTAAATCAAAACACCACAAAGAAAATACCATATCCAAACAGTTATGAATAAACACCATAAGAGTTATTGTTTCATTCATAAAAGCTGCTACATTGTGTCTGATGACATATGCAGATCACACGGATCTTTGGCTTAAATCTATTTTATTGGCACTTAGCAAAGTTACTAATGATAAAGATACTTCAcattattggaaagaaaaacaagTGAGTAGTTTGAATTCATTAAAATTTGCAAGAGACAAGGATAAAGCGGTAGGCAATAGCTGGTATGGTCAAAGCACCTTCACTAAGAGAAAGAATACACTTGAATTAAAGCTCTTAGCATGGTTAAAGCACAATGAAGAAAAAACACGTAAAAATCAGCATGGGTGCTCCTTCCTAAGCTTGGACCCACTTTATTCTGCATAAGTCCCCATTGAGAGCAGGGACCATATTTTCTTTGAATGCTTTTTCACACAAATAATTTGGAGGAAGATTACATGCCTGTGTCTGGTTAAAAACTCAAAGTGTCAATGGGATGCTGTGATTGAATTGGGTATTAGAGAGATCcacaaaaaatttctcaaagcCGTGTTATGTAAATTGGGCATGGCTGCCACTGTTTACGAGATCTGGCTTCAAAGAAATGCCTGGGTCTATAGAGGGCATATCAAATCTGAAGATTCCATCATCACCTCCATCATGTGAGATGTTAAAGCTTGATTTGAGATTTGTAAGAAGGTGAAGGTGAAGCTGTCACTGCAGTAAAAGTTTTATGTTCAAATTGGAGCATCTCTTATAAAGTTTTTAAGAACTGAGGAGGCTTTGCTGTTCTGGTTTATACTTTCCTTAGTTTTACAGTGTAATAATTCCTAATAGTGCTGATGTATGTGTTGTTCTGTGATATTAGGGTACTAATGTCTTGTGCTGCTGTGGGTTTTGGTGTGGTTCTGTGTGGTGCTAGTATGCACTAAGTAGTAGAAATGttgtgttcttttttctttattaatgaatttatcTCTGtttcataaacatatatatatatatatatatatatatgaccaaCATGATAATAAGCAGATTGCTGAGCAGCATAGATTTGTCAAAGGAAGccgaaaaaaaaatcaagcgaCACCTAAGATATACAGAGTAGCACgttaaaaaaagatatatgcAGCAGGGACCCACCCACTTCCTTATAGAGAATTAGAAGTCCCTATTTCTGAAAGAAAGCCCTGAATCTTGACCACCACCCAAACTTTTGGTGTCATCTGATATTTACCTAGTATCAACAACTCTGGAGAAGAACAAAACAGCATCACAGTCATCAAGAGGTATAAGCCACATGCTGAGGTATGATACCAAGTTACCAACTCAAAGGAACACCAAAGCAGAGGGCATCCATTTTCACTAGGAGATCGTTTTCTAAGAGTCAGTTTGGGAATACCTTAGTCGGGGCATACTAAGTACTATGTATATCACAAACCCAAGACACTGGAGAACTCCCACAAGCCTACAACTATTCCATATGATGACAATAGAGTTATCACCTTCTGAATGGATgcaggaaatttttcttgtttttctcttcttataGCAAAGAAGGATATCCACTCTGTTTGTGTTATCTCATCCAACAGGTTCATGATACCCCCAAAAAATGAAGTCCCTCTCTCCCAATCAACCTGGTTACACTATAGAGCAAAACCCACAATTCAAGGTCATCAGATGTGGGTCTTTCAAAGGGCAGCAGATGCAGTACTATCAGATACTTGTTGACAAAAAATAGTGTAATACCTTTATGATTTTGGACAACACGGATCAGATTGTGAACTCCTCGTATTTTTCTGAAGTGCCCCAGTGgactataaaaataattaagttaTTCCTTGGTTTATTTGATACAGTAACACTAGTGACCAATAGGCAGTGTAAGCAAACTCTTTTTTCTGGGTAGTCTTGCATCCAAAGTGAGGAGCACTAAATCCCACCCAGCCTCCCAACATGAGAGACATCTAGATGCCTTAAAGATTCATTACTGAAAGCCTAAAAAAGTGTCACTACAATGAAAATTTCATGCAGCAATCATATGAGAAATTTGGGATAAGGCTTGTTGTTGTGGTAATcatatgagaaatttgaattgaacaacaaaactttggaaaaaaaaaaaaaaaaaatcttcttcttaGCACCTAATATATAAGTAGAAAGCTACCAGTTTAGTGGACAGGAATATGATTTGCATGGTAACAGCACAGCTACAACATAATCTAGTCCTTGCAATGTGGATCAGCAGAGTTTTTCTTTGAGACAAAGGCAACTGAtcacttaaaaacaaaatatcttaaaaataaaCCAGGAGGCAGGATGTTTAAAGGCTTGATCAAGCTATGAACAAAGCACATGAATTCACTCTTTTtactttcaaaattattttggtgCATATCAAAGTAAATGGACAGGCCACCTAGCCATTAATGGACTAGTTCCCACAAATGCTACTCTGGCTCCTGACAATCAGATAATCACAGAGAGATCTACCAACACTTTTAAGTTCTTATGAAATAATTTCTTGTAGGTAAtgattgatagtttttttttttgataagtgggTGATGATTGatagtttaaataaataaataaaaagttttggCCCCAAGGGAAGGAGGAAGGGGAGATTCAAACTAGCAACCTCTGCTTCATGAGGCATGGTCCCAGCTGATATTTTCTGAGGAGAACTGGCCATTTGTAAGATGCAATTGCataaattaatccaaaaatatttttaagaaaataaaaaatgatgccAGAAATTTGAAGATAAAACTCCATTTAAATGATGATTAAGAAATTCTAGCTAGGTAATTATTTCGAATAAAACATCAGCCATGTGTATATTAACTTCAGATGAGTACACATTCAAACAAACTCTTTAAAGAGAGGTGGCTGTGAGAAACCTGGCATGTTTGAGACAAAACCGCCTTTGTTCTCGATGCTGCCTCGCTCGGTGTTGGGCTCATGGTCTATAGACATCTGTATTGCCTGGCCCCCTTTTGAGAGAACTGCTCGTGAATCTCCAACATTGGCTACCCATAATTTTTGGCCATTTATCAAAATTGCAGTTACGGCTGTGGACCCACCCCGCCCCAAGTCAGAACTGTGAGAGAGAATTGCCTGGTCTGTCTTCTCATAGGCTTTTGAGATAGATCTGTTGGGGTCAACCCAAAATTCTTCCTAAAATGATTACATTAGAGTGTAAGAAACTAAGAATACACCCTTAAAAGTTATTACATAACCGAGCAAGactgaaatttaaaattctgtTAAAGTTTAAACGCAAGACCTCACCTCCTTTAGGATATTGGAAAACAAATGTTTCTGTAGGTAGGAAGGAACAGTATCTCCCAAATGGCCATCATAGATAGCAAATAGTCCTAATTCATGTCCCTCACTCTGCATAAATTTAGCAACATGGTAATCCTCCATGGGATGATTAGCTTTCCCTTTTACTAGGCTGAAACCAAACTTGATTAACCCTTCATGGCTTTTCCCTTTGCCAGAGCTAGATGAGGAACGCCCTCCTACAAGCTACATAACAAaactataaataacaaaaacctCAATATTAATCTTGTGTGTTTTAGAGGCAGTTATATGGTACAGAAGCAAACAAAAGtagttgcaagttgcaactaTGAAAACCATTTGCATGAGGCTGCAAGAAGAAGATTAAACAAAGAAATtactatatttaattaataactaTCATTCCAAACAAATGAAGCATTGAAAGTTATCAAGataggaactttttttttttccttttccttcttattttggtctctattagTCTATTTTGCTATGTTTATGatggttcttttttgtttttctttttttaggggaGGGAGAGGATGAAAGAGGGTCACCAAAAGTTAGTTATATAAACTGCAAGTCAGAAAACATGCAGTTGGTTCAATTCCGATCATCAGTTCTTCCTAAAATATGTGGCCTAACAgtgtaaaaattacaaaatctcTTACACCCAATTTCAGCAACCCCTCCTACAAGCTACATAACAAaactataaataacaaaaacctCAATATTAATCTTGTGTGTTTTAGAGGCAGTTATATGGTACAGAAGCAAACAAAAGtagttgcaagttgcaactaTGAAAACCATTTGCATGAGGCTGCAAGAAGAAGATTAAACAAAGAAATtactatatttaattaataactaTCATTCCAAACAAATGAAGCATTGAAAGTTATCAAGataggaacttttttttttttccttttccttcttattttggtctctattagTCTATTTTGCTATGTTTATGAtggttcctttttgtttttctttttttaggggggggagaGGATGAAAGAGGGTCACCAAAAGTTAGTTATATAAACTGCAAGTCAGAAAACATGCAGTTGGTTCAATTCCGATCATCAGTTCTTCCTAAAATATGTGGCCTAACAgtgtaaaaattacaaaatctcTTACACCCAATTTCAGCAACCCTGCAAATATCAGTCCAATTCTGTGCTAAAAGTCCCCCATCAAACTCGCTAAAGAAGCAAGAAGATAACTTGAACAGTTGAACCACTCAAACTAACTAGATGTGCCATCAACACCTCCAAAGCCCCCCAATTATCCATTCTATACAAGTGATTATACAACAAAGAATGATCAATAATCTCACTAAGAATCTGCAAACGTTGAATAATTCAACTGAATAACATCACAAAATTATCATATTCACTCAAGAGTCTATACCCCTACTAAGAAAATTGGAGACACAAATCAACCACACAACACAAATAATCCTCTAACAAACAATTAAAGACTATGCCTTTTCAGCTTATTGGTTATCCTTCTCACAACACTGAACATATTGATTGGTATTAGAGACAAACTGATAGACAcatgaagttaaaaaaaaaaaaaaaaaatccttaccTTAGAGTAGGAACCACTAAAACAGCAGAGCCTATCCATAAAAGGAAATTGAACAGCCACTTCAACTCCTTCAACTAAAATTTCAACATCCAACCCCTGTAGCCACCTCCAACCCAGATTTCAAACCAAACCCACCTCCCCAATTTCACAAACTGCACAATCAAAAACAATAGTTGATCattataatatgaaatgaacaaaaacccTTCAACTATTAAAACCCTAAAGCCTTAAAGCCCCCCAAGAAAAAGCCACAAAAGCTAAAAACAAGTAACAAGAACAAACCAAAACTGGGTTATTGAAGATTTCCTCTTACCGATCCAACTGAAAGCCAAAAATGGCTGAACTTTGTTGTTTTGGCTGTGATTTTTATGCTTGCTCCTCTTGTTGTTTTAGCTCACACACAAGCTATTGAATAAAAACaatgataatttttataaataaataaaataaaataaaataagaaaagaaaaagggagagagaatatttgaaaccttttttcttaaaagaaaaaaaaagtttgtgactTGAGAGACGAAGGAATCGAAGGAGAGCTATGTGTTTCTTTATGgaggtgatgattttttttagaaccgTTTGGAGGAGACTTGCCAATGagaaagatattattatttacaagtaaaagagaaaaaaaggctGACACTTAGCAGAGCAGACTTCCTTTCCTGTTGACTTCGCCGTATCTATTTCTactgtttctttctttgtttatttattagatCTGGTTAGgtatttgttaattaattattttaagaaatattttatattatttttatgataaatataaaatatcgtaaaaaaaaagataagttgttttttctttttcttttttaactattttttaaaatatttcataaactaaTATTAGGGCTTTATTAACTTTTTCCCATTAGTTATTAGCTTTTTTTGATGGTAGTACAAATTTTTTACTTGTATTAACGCAAATtagttcacaattttttttactacaatttTGACGTTACATACTATGAATGATTATTTACCATTTACATATAAGGTGTGTTTGGAAAGCGTGTTTtagtttctttccttcttttttttttttttaaaagaccaGCACCTGCTGCACTATttatgtcccatgaacagtgaaCCAATACatatgaatagtaaaaaaagagtaaacagtaaattttttattattttcaataaaataagctatATCCAAACAGATCTATagacttgtaatttttttccacCACTCACACTCTGTCACATTATAATTATGGCAAATAAGTTGTGAATAATTTGTTGCCCTATATCTTTTCTCAAGGTAATTCTATTACTAGGTAAAAAGTAGTTGTATCACAATTATTCTACGTAACAGTGTCTTTAACTTTTACATGAGCTCACCATTTTTTCTACATTACTCAAATACTACAATGTGGACAATTATAGTAAAgattatagtttttctttttttcttttttgtggtcCTATGATATGTGGTTCATGGGCCTccactaaccaaaaaaaaaaaaaaaaaaaaaactaatggtaACCTAtatatgttgaaaaaaaaaaaaaaaaaaaaaactaatggtaACCTATATATGTTGAAAGAATTCTactttttttggggtggggggggggggagagaatCCTTTCATACTTGTATTAAAGACTACAGTACATTCCATCTTACAAACTACtaaatatagatttttgttttagCTACTTTAGAAATTCTAATACCTATTCCTACTCCCGAGGTCAAATTAGTGAGCCCATGAAAACACCGCAAGCCCTTATGGCAAGGGAAGGTACCACTTGCCCAACATGAACCGTAATTACTAACTACTAAGTTTAATAACACAAGGAGGTACTATAACACataagaaattctttttttgaattacaTCCTCCTTGGTCAACTCTTCGCAATTAGGAAATTTATAAAATACTTTCAAAGTACGGTAGatacatatttttttcatctcagATGAATAATGGGTCTCATCACGAATGTAATTAGTAAAATATACTTTTATGTAAAAGGAAGAAGTACACAATTATTGTACACCTAAAGTATTCTATGATTACTCTACGAtcaaccacaatatttttttttaatggaagtaaaatgattgttatttttattcaatcaaagAGTTTGCATAAGTGACAAGAGGAATCTAGAAAAATCATTTATCCATATTTTTATACTAATGGAAACGTTTGGTATTTAAATCCCCATATCGTTGTAACTTGTAACtatcacatttaaaaaaaaaaaaaaaatcatattcaatCATAATACTACATTTTTATTAGGTTAGAATATGATAAGGTCCAATAAAATAGTATTTACAAGAAACGCAATGATAAATTATAGCATGCCACATGATAACAtgtgtcttttaatttttttatccttaCATGATAACCATTTTGTAACCTCTACTAAAAATTCATGCAACATTAAACAATAACTTTATGGTGGACATCATACCccaaaaaacattgaaaatattttctttttccttttttgaataATTACTAGCTGAGCTTAAGTATTTTAAACcattatttataaaaacttGTGAAGTTAAGTagatttttttccttaatatagaataagaaaattcatattaaaatgattaaaatttttaattatattaattatgataTCATTGGTAGGAATATCGATCAGAATCCAATCCAACCAAATAACCAATAACCAATAACTTTTTTCGGTTCTTTATCTGGTCATAGTTCAAGAGAGCATagcaaaaaagaatgaaagaaaatacaaagaaaCAGGAATAACCCAAAAAAGTGTTTGATGTgtcattgttttcttttttcaccccccgaaaaaaaaagtatcatgcTTTTGCTGACCATGATTGAACAAACTTCATTGACTCAGCGATTGATTTGTCTCGTAATTTGTACATTGAACACAGGAACAACCGAACAGAATAGTAGACATATCGAATGCACTAAAGACTAAAGGGTAAAGACAAACTGGAATTTGCTAAAGTTTTTTGGTTTTCTCATAGTTTAGTCCGTTAAGAGTACGGAGTACCTTATTAAATCAGTCAAACGACTTAAACGGTCAAACCTACCCACACTAAACTGTATCatccttttttgctttttgttaaCGACTATCCCACAGACAGAAACTAGATTGAATTtactatattaaatttaaaatttcaaaccgCACACAaatgtcaagaaaaaaaaaactcaatcaatCCCTTTAAATTCGGTCATAGGGAACTCTGGTTGAAAACTAAACTGATGCatttcatatattaaaatacggctttttttttaataaaaaataaatattacttaaactctattttattgttttagatgtaaaattattaattaaccgggttaatttttttagaaagtctatagataaaaaattgacaaaacttttcataTTTATTGATGTGGTAGAATGATAATGGTAAGTAATAATGTGATATTAGTGATAGGCTCAGAAGAGAAATAGTAAAAGTTTGTCAATtcatttgttgtgaaaatttttatgcattgctAGGTGTTAAGTTGGttactggttctaatttaaatctattctaaaattatttttttgtccaccAACAACAAGCTgctacttagaatttgttgtaaaaaatattgtggatgtaacatttctctctttttcttgtttttcatatgataaaaaatattattttatttattggctaatatttgagcttaattaatactattaaATTTGAAGGTCTTTTTTCACTTAGAGGCCTTAGGCTATTGCCTCAATTGCCTACACTGTAAAGCCTGCGAACTAATGAATTATTGAtaagatttgtttttaatagttatgttttcttttgcattttaacttatgatttaattagtttatttatttatttatttttttagaaggtATGATTGAATTAGTTGATAC
This region includes:
- the LOC126707986 gene encoding probable protein phosphatase 2C 9 isoform X1; protein product: MDRLCCFSGSYSKLVGGRSSSSSGKGKSHEGLIKFGFSLVKGKANHPMEDYHVAKFMQSEGHELGLFAIYDGHLGDTVPSYLQKHLFSNILKEEEFWVDPNRSISKAYEKTDQAILSHSSDLGRGGSTAVTAILINGQKLWVANVGDSRAVLSKGGQAIQMSIDHEPNTERGSIENKGGFVSNMPGDVPRVNGQLAVSRAFGDKSLKSHLRSDPDIQETLVDANTELLILASDGLWKVMPNQEAVDIARRIKDPQKAAKQLTAEALKRDSKDDISCVVVRFKG
- the LOC126707986 gene encoding probable protein phosphatase 2C 10 isoform X2, giving the protein MEDYHVAKFMQSEGHELGLFAIYDGHLGDTVPSYLQKHLFSNILKEEEFWVDPNRSISKAYEKTDQAILSHSSDLGRGGSTAVTAILINGQKLWVANVGDSRAVLSKGGQAIQMSIDHEPNTERGSIENKGGFVSNMPGDVPRVNGQLAVSRAFGDKSLKSHLRSDPDIQETLVDANTELLILASDGLWKVMPNQEAVDIARRIKDPQKAAKQLTAEALKRDSKDDISCVVVRFKG